A portion of the Ficedula albicollis isolate OC2 chromosome 4, FicAlb1.5, whole genome shotgun sequence genome contains these proteins:
- the LOC101813953 gene encoding neuropeptide-like protein C4orf48 homolog isoform X1, translating to MGLACWCFTVWEVTCGEAPIPTMLAPCLLRRAVLTVPFVFVVALLVTEPARADQEAGTAIPAESRPCVDCHAFEFMQRALQDLKKTAYNLDTRTETLLLQVEKRNLCDCVAANLLN from the exons ATGGGACTGGCGTGCTGGTGCTTCACCGTGTGGGAGGTTACCTGCGG AGAAGCACCCATTCCCACGATGCTGGCACCCTGCCTCCTGAGAAGAGCCGTCCTTACAGTTCCTTTCGTTTTTGTGGTTGCACTGCTTGTCACGGAGCCTGCTAGAGCTGACCAAGAAGCAGGAACAGCCATACCAGCTGAAA GTCGCCCTTGTGTTGACTGCCATGCCTTTGAGTTcatgcagagagctctgcaggattTAAAGAAGACTGCCTATAATCTAGACACAAGG ACAGAAACTCTGCTTCTTCAggtggaaaagagaaatctgtgcGACTGTGTAGCTGCCAATCTACTGAACTGA
- the LOC101813953 gene encoding neuropeptide-like protein C4orf48 homolog isoform X2, whose protein sequence is MLAPCLLRRAVLTVPFVFVVALLVTEPARADQEAGTAIPAESRPCVDCHAFEFMQRALQDLKKTAYNLDTRTETLLLQVEKRNLCDCVAANLLN, encoded by the exons ATGCTGGCACCCTGCCTCCTGAGAAGAGCCGTCCTTACAGTTCCTTTCGTTTTTGTGGTTGCACTGCTTGTCACGGAGCCTGCTAGAGCTGACCAAGAAGCAGGAACAGCCATACCAGCTGAAA GTCGCCCTTGTGTTGACTGCCATGCCTTTGAGTTcatgcagagagctctgcaggattTAAAGAAGACTGCCTATAATCTAGACACAAGG ACAGAAACTCTGCTTCTTCAggtggaaaagagaaatctgtgcGACTGTGTAGCTGCCAATCTACTGAACTGA